GTCCCTTCACCGTCGCGTCCACCGAGTGCAGAGCGTAACGCGCGGGCAACCCCGGATACGAAAGCGAGTTCCTTTCCTCCACTCTTCTACTGTAACTCCCCGGAAGAATCTTGATCCTCTCTCCACCGTCGTCGTCTTCGCCTTCAAAGATAGACCCGAGCTCTTCTTTAACGGCGCGAAAGACAGCTTCGTCGGGCGTTTCCTCCGGCTTCATCTTCTCCGACAAAGGACGAAACCTCTCCCGGACGCTCCCGTCCGACAACTCCTGGTGAGACTCCACGAGGATCCTACCGCCTTCTCCGATCACGCGGACCGTGACGACGTTGACGGCGCGGACCGGAGGGGTCGAATCCGCGAGGGAAGTCTCGCCGTCGGAGAGCTCGAGCCAGAGGTTGTGGACGTTTTTCGTCCCCGGTCTGACTCCCCAGGCGGCGAACGAGTCTGAAGGGAGACGCGGCTCGAGCCAGTCGGAGAGAGACTGAGGATTAGCGAATCGCTGCGGcgtcggaggagga
The window above is part of the Raphanus sativus cultivar WK10039 unplaced genomic scaffold, ASM80110v3 Scaffold0517, whole genome shotgun sequence genome. Proteins encoded here:
- the LOC108823756 gene encoding uncharacterized protein LOC108823756 gives rise to the protein MFLGPSPPRTPPLNRRNNHRPPPPHATVSSSLPDLFLAAFSLLFLWSSPKPLVSLPPNRFSFPLSPRRRSTASMSRRSPPPPPTPQRFANPQSLSDWLEPRLPSDSFAAWGVRPGTKNVHNLWLELSDGETSLADSTPPVRAVNVVTVRVIGEGGRILVESHQELSDGSVRERFRPLSEKMKPEETPDEAVFRAVKEELGSIFEGEDDDGGERIKILPGSYSRRVEERNSLSYPGLPARYALHSVDATVKGLPEEDFCTEEKEYDGGDSREEDSEETRAVGKAVTVKRHYWKWVSPSSVRS